In Methanococcoides sp. LMO-2, a single window of DNA contains:
- the secY gene encoding preprotein translocase subunit SecY, whose protein sequence is MSLRESLEPFFNRLPAVASPEGHVHFKNKLLWTLGILVLYFALANVPLFGLSSDSIDLFEQYRAFFAGASGSLMLLGIGPIVTASIVLQLLVGADVIKLNMSDPADQAFFQGAQKFMVFVMIVLEALPQIVGGYIQPDAGVASALGVGLGVVTLIIFLQICIGGVLILFMDEIVSKWGIGSGVGLFIVAGVSQQIVTGLFNWELDTAGLPIGILPKWIYIAQNVGLDYIFTGDGMMFLLIRGGILALVSTVAIFLLVVYVESTRIEIPLAHSAVKGARGRFPVKLIYASVLPMILVRALQANIQMIGLLLSGRGITFLGEYNGSTPINGLMYYLSPINSPYDWIPSLVRESFTGYGAPVPAGWQIGLHVLVDALFLIVGGIIFALFWIETTGMGAKPTAQKVFNSGMQIPGFRRNVGSIEKVMVRYIPKVTIIGGAFIGGLTLLASLLGTIGGAGGTGLLLTVSIVYRLYEDIASEQMMEMHPMVRSFFGQD, encoded by the coding sequence ATGAGTCTCAGGGAGAGTTTGGAACCGTTTTTTAACAGATTGCCCGCCGTTGCAAGTCCGGAGGGGCATGTGCATTTTAAGAACAAGTTATTATGGACTCTTGGAATATTGGTACTTTACTTTGCTCTTGCAAATGTACCTCTATTTGGTCTTTCAAGTGATTCCATCGACCTGTTCGAACAATATAGAGCGTTCTTTGCCGGAGCATCAGGATCACTAATGCTTCTTGGTATTGGTCCTATTGTTACTGCATCGATTGTCCTTCAGCTTCTTGTAGGCGCTGATGTTATCAAGCTTAACATGTCTGATCCTGCAGATCAGGCTTTCTTCCAGGGCGCACAGAAGTTCATGGTCTTTGTAATGATCGTGCTTGAAGCCCTTCCACAGATCGTAGGAGGTTACATACAGCCGGATGCCGGAGTAGCGTCAGCTCTCGGTGTTGGTCTTGGAGTTGTCACACTTATCATCTTCCTCCAGATATGTATTGGCGGTGTGCTGATCCTCTTTATGGATGAGATCGTGTCAAAATGGGGAATTGGTTCAGGTGTTGGATTGTTCATCGTTGCTGGTGTTTCACAGCAGATCGTGACCGGATTGTTCAACTGGGAACTTGATACAGCAGGTCTTCCTATTGGAATACTTCCAAAGTGGATCTATATAGCTCAGAATGTAGGACTGGATTATATTTTCACAGGCGATGGTATGATGTTCCTCCTTATCAGAGGTGGAATTCTGGCACTTGTAAGTACAGTTGCTATCTTCCTGTTGGTCGTATATGTGGAAAGTACCCGCATTGAGATCCCACTGGCCCACAGTGCTGTAAAGGGCGCAAGGGGAAGATTCCCTGTAAAACTTATCTATGCATCCGTTCTTCCAATGATCCTTGTCAGGGCATTGCAGGCGAACATACAGATGATCGGTCTGTTGCTTTCAGGACGTGGCATAACCTTCCTGGGTGAATACAATGGTTCCACTCCTATCAATGGTCTGATGTACTATCTTTCACCGATAAACAGTCCGTATGACTGGATCCCTTCACTTGTAAGGGAGTCATTCACAGGATATGGAGCACCTGTACCTGCAGGCTGGCAGATAGGATTGCATGTGCTTGTTGATGCTCTCTTCCTGATCGTTGGTGGTATAATATTCGCTCTGTTCTGGATCGAGACCACTGGCATGGGTGCAAAACCAACTGCTCAGAAGGTTTTCAATTCAGGAATGCAGATCCCTGGTTTCAGGCGTAATGTCGGAAGTATCGAAAAGGTCATGGTGAGGTACATTCCCAAAGTAACCATTATTGGTGGTGCTTTCATTGGCGGACTTACACTTCTGGCAAGTTTGCTGGGTACCATTGGTGGTGCAGGTGGAACAGGATTGCTGCTTACAGTAAGTATTGTATACCGTCTGTATGAGGATATTGCATCTGAACAGATGATGGAAATGCATCCAATGGTCAGATCCTTCTTCGGACAGGATTAA
- a CDS encoding uL15m family ribosomal protein translates to MSNKTNTKKFRGSRTCGGGTTKNRRGAGNRGGRGRSGENKHHFTRALQGGYTRGSNRGFSRPLKMIRDVSVVNVGELDELADQLVEDGFAQLEDGAYVINLADLEIEKVLGTGKVTKNMVVTACTFSGVARDKIENAGGSCVEIEE, encoded by the coding sequence ATGAGCAACAAAACCAACACAAAGAAGTTCAGGGGTTCACGTACCTGTGGTGGCGGTACTACCAAGAATCGCCGTGGTGCAGGTAACCGTGGTGGACGTGGTAGGTCCGGTGAGAACAAACACCACTTCACAAGGGCTCTTCAGGGCGGATACACACGCGGAAGCAACCGTGGATTCTCTCGTCCATTGAAGATGATTCGCGATGTTTCAGTCGTGAACGTCGGTGAACTTGACGAACTTGCAGATCAGCTTGTAGAAGATGGCTTTGCACAGCTTGAAGATGGTGCATATGTCATCAACCTTGCAGATCTTGAAATTGAAAAAGTTCTTGGTACCGGAAAAGTAACAAAGAATATGGTTGTTACAGCATGCACCTTCTCCGGAGTTGCACGGGACAAGATCGAAAATGCAGGTGGATCCTGCGTAGAAATTGAAGAGTAA
- a CDS encoding 50S ribosomal protein L30: MFAVVRMRGQVHVRGEIEDTLGMLRLHKVNHCVFLADNPNNKGMILKAKDYIAYGTVDADTLAQVLGKRGRLEGNARLTDAYVKENSEFESIEAFAEALVNDNAKISDVPGLKPVFRLHPPRKGHAGIKRTAQQGGVLGNHGEDIKTLLNKMR, translated from the coding sequence ATGTTCGCAGTAGTTAGAATGAGAGGCCAGGTGCACGTTCGTGGTGAGATCGAGGATACCCTCGGTATGCTTCGCCTTCACAAGGTCAACCACTGTGTATTCCTTGCTGACAACCCTAACAACAAGGGTATGATCCTGAAAGCAAAAGATTACATTGCATACGGTACCGTTGATGCTGACACTCTGGCACAGGTACTTGGTAAGCGCGGAAGACTCGAGGGCAATGCACGCCTGACAGATGCATATGTTAAGGAGAACTCCGAGTTCGAATCCATTGAAGCATTTGCAGAAGCTCTTGTCAACGACAATGCAAAGATCTCTGATGTTCCAGGTCTGAAGCCGGTATTCAGGCTTCACCCACCAAGGAAGGGTCACGCTGGTATTAAGAGGACTGCTCAGCAGGGCGGTGTCCTTGGAAACCATGGTGAAGACATAAAGACACTTTTGAACAAGATGAGGTGA
- a CDS encoding 30S ribosomal protein S5: MAYEYNEEWVPKTRLGTLVSEGQVTSMDEAMDSGLPIRESKIVDILLPDLEDEVLDINMVQRMTDSGRRVKFRATVIVGNGDGFVGLGQAKDVQVGPAIRKAIDNAKINITRINRGCGSWECGCGLPHTVPSEVNGKAGSVTVVLKPAPRGLGLAAGGTAKKVLEKAGVKDVWTRTEGQTRTTLNFAKATYNALMNTGTVRRPIVFEEQEA; this comes from the coding sequence ATGGCATATGAATATAATGAGGAATGGGTACCCAAGACAAGGCTTGGTACGCTTGTTTCAGAAGGACAGGTTACTTCCATGGATGAAGCCATGGATTCCGGTCTCCCTATAAGGGAATCAAAAATAGTTGATATATTATTACCTGATCTGGAGGACGAAGTTCTCGATATCAACATGGTCCAGAGGATGACCGACTCCGGTAGGCGTGTCAAGTTCAGGGCAACCGTTATCGTTGGAAACGGCGATGGTTTTGTTGGACTTGGTCAGGCAAAGGATGTACAGGTAGGACCTGCTATCAGGAAAGCTATTGACAACGCAAAGATCAACATCACACGTATCAATCGTGGATGCGGTTCATGGGAATGCGGTTGTGGACTTCCACACACCGTTCCTTCCGAGGTCAATGGAAAGGCAGGTAGTGTAACTGTAGTACTCAAGCCTGCTCCACGTGGACTTGGACTTGCTGCTGGAGGCACTGCAAAGAAAGTGCTTGAAAAAGCAGGTGTCAAGGACGTATGGACCCGTACAGAAGGTCAGACAAGGACAACTCTCAACTTCGCAAAGGCAACATACAATGCCCTGATGAACACAGGTACTGTCAGAAGGCCAATTGTATTTGAAGAGCAGGAGGCATGA
- a CDS encoding 50S ribosomal protein L18, giving the protein MATGPRYKVAFRRRREGRTDYHQRLRLLLSKENRVVVRKSTRHMQLQLVVPDAKGDMTLSSAISTELGKYGYEGATGNTTAAYLTGLLFGYKALEEGYESGVLDMGLQASSPGCRVYAALKGVVDAGLDVPHNPSVFPSDERIRGEHVAEYMEGSNLPEMFEAVKEKILAEFS; this is encoded by the coding sequence ATGGCTACAGGACCCCGTTATAAAGTCGCTTTCAGGCGACGAAGGGAAGGGCGTACAGATTATCACCAGAGACTCAGGTTGCTTCTGTCAAAAGAGAATCGAGTAGTTGTGCGCAAGAGCACAAGGCACATGCAGTTGCAACTTGTGGTACCAGATGCAAAGGGAGATATGACATTATCGTCAGCTATCTCTACAGAGCTCGGGAAATACGGATACGAGGGAGCAACCGGTAATACAACCGCAGCATATCTGACAGGTCTCCTGTTCGGATACAAGGCACTTGAAGAAGGCTATGAGAGCGGTGTACTGGATATGGGACTTCAGGCATCATCACCAGGATGTCGTGTATATGCAGCACTCAAAGGTGTTGTCGATGCAGGACTCGATGTGCCTCACAATCCTTCAGTATTCCCATCTGATGAGCGTATAAGAGGAGAACACGTCGCAGAATATATGGAAGGATCCAATCTGCCTGAGATGTTCGAAGCAGTAAAGGAAAAGATCCTTGCAGAGTTCAGTTAA
- a CDS encoding 50S ribosomal protein L19e, producing MTDLSNQKKLAAKVLGCGVHRVWMDPEASADIAVAITREDIRGLIASGSIKAEAVKGVSRGRARERDAKRKYGHRKGHGSRKGRKGARNPRKEQWMKKIRAIRRRLKELRADGTLDKSTYCKVYRKAKGGEYRSLAHMEAHLDIKKTE from the coding sequence ATGACAGATCTCTCTAACCAGAAAAAACTTGCAGCAAAGGTCCTGGGATGTGGAGTTCACAGGGTCTGGATGGATCCTGAAGCATCTGCTGATATCGCAGTTGCTATCACAAGGGAAGACATCCGTGGCCTTATCGCAAGCGGAAGCATAAAAGCAGAAGCTGTGAAAGGTGTTAGCCGCGGACGTGCAAGAGAAAGGGATGCAAAGCGCAAATACGGCCACCGCAAGGGTCATGGTTCCCGTAAAGGTAGAAAGGGTGCACGTAACCCTAGGAAAGAGCAGTGGATGAAGAAGATCCGTGCAATCAGAAGGAGGCTTAAGGAGCTTCGTGCTGATGGTACACTTGACAAGTCCACATACTGCAAGGTCTACCGTAAAGCAAAGGGTGGCGAGTATAGAAGCCTGGCTCATATGGAAGCGCATCTTGATATTAAGAAGACGGAATGA
- a CDS encoding 50S ribosomal protein L32e: MEDTVNETNMKEAAATELALDEESKRLFKVRKVQKGKKPAFKRTDSHKYKRLDSNWRRPRGLQGKQRRHIAAKGARAQVGYGSPAAVKGLHPSGYAEVLVKTVADVDNVDASLEAIRIARTVGARKKALIEAKATEMGIKILNPTRSE, from the coding sequence ATGGAAGATACAGTTAATGAAACTAACATGAAAGAAGCAGCAGCCACCGAACTTGCACTTGATGAAGAGTCCAAGAGGCTTTTCAAGGTAAGGAAAGTTCAGAAAGGTAAAAAACCTGCCTTCAAGAGGACTGATTCACACAAGTACAAGCGTCTTGATTCCAACTGGAGAAGACCAAGAGGTCTTCAGGGCAAACAGCGCAGACACATTGCTGCAAAAGGTGCTCGTGCACAGGTAGGCTATGGCAGTCCTGCAGCAGTAAAAGGTCTCCACCCATCCGGGTATGCAGAAGTCCTTGTGAAAACTGTTGCAGACGTTGATAATGTTGATGCTTCCCTCGAAGCTATCAGGATCGCAAGAACCGTTGGTGCAAGAAAGAAAGCGCTCATCGAAGCAAAAGCAACTGAAATGGGTATTAAGATATTGAACCCTACCAGGAGTGAGTAA
- a CDS encoding 50S ribosomal protein L6, giving the protein MAKEIKKIISIPEGVTVTLENNVLSASGPKGTNTRFVWYPGVNITVDGSEVTVDSASSRKKQKAMVGTLASHINNMMNGVVNGFEYRMKVVYSHFPMQLKVEGKQFIISNFLGEKKSRVSKILGETTVKASGDEVIVSGINKEDVGQTAANIEQKTKIKRFDPRVFQDGIYIVEKRV; this is encoded by the coding sequence ATGGCAAAAGAAATCAAAAAAATAATCTCGATTCCTGAAGGTGTGACAGTAACGTTAGAAAATAACGTTCTGTCCGCTTCAGGGCCCAAAGGTACCAACACAAGATTTGTGTGGTATCCAGGTGTGAACATCACAGTGGACGGCTCAGAAGTGACCGTTGACTCTGCTTCATCGAGAAAAAAACAGAAAGCAATGGTCGGAACACTTGCTTCTCACATCAACAACATGATGAACGGTGTTGTGAACGGCTTTGAGTACCGCATGAAAGTGGTCTACTCTCACTTCCCTATGCAGCTTAAGGTAGAGGGTAAGCAGTTCATTATCAGTAACTTCCTTGGTGAGAAGAAGTCAAGGGTCTCCAAGATCCTCGGTGAGACAACTGTAAAAGCAAGTGGCGATGAAGTGATCGTTTCCGGTATCAACAAGGAAGATGTCGGTCAGACCGCTGCTAACATCGAGCAGAAGACAAAGATCAAGCGCTTTGACCCACGTGTATTCCAGGATGGTATATACATCGTTGAGAAGAGGGTATGA
- a CDS encoding 30S ribosomal protein S8 produces MVLLDPLADALSTIKNAEAVGKDSCTIRPASKLIGNVLKVMKDRGYIGEFEFVEDGKAGIYTVELIGRINKCGAIKPRYSVGVTDFERWEKQFLPAKNFGVLILTTSQGVVSQYEARENNTGGQLLSFVY; encoded by the coding sequence ATGGTATTATTGGATCCTCTTGCTGACGCGTTATCAACTATCAAGAACGCTGAAGCTGTTGGTAAAGATTCCTGCACCATCAGGCCGGCATCAAAGCTCATCGGAAATGTACTCAAGGTCATGAAGGACCGTGGATACATCGGTGAGTTCGAGTTTGTGGAAGATGGTAAGGCTGGAATATATACAGTAGAACTTATTGGACGTATTAACAAGTGTGGAGCTATCAAGCCACGTTATTCAGTTGGAGTAACCGATTTCGAGAGATGGGAGAAACAGTTCCTTCCAGCAAAGAACTTTGGTGTTCTGATCCTCACAACCTCCCAGGGAGTAGTTTCCCAGTACGAGGCTCGTGAGAATAACACTGGTGGACAGTTATTATCATTTGTGTACTAA
- a CDS encoding 30S ribosomal protein S14, giving the protein MTQTEKNFGRGANECKRCGRKQGLVRKYGIYLCRHCFREIAHDMGFEKYT; this is encoded by the coding sequence ATGACTCAGACAGAGAAGAACTTTGGAAGAGGCGCAAACGAGTGTAAAAGATGCGGCAGAAAGCAGGGTCTGGTACGCAAGTATGGTATCTACCTTTGCAGGCATTGTTTCAGGGAAATTGCCCATGACATGGGATTTGAAAAATATACATGA
- a CDS encoding 50S ribosomal protein L5 — protein MRNPKVDKVIVHMGVGESGQHLVDAEGILEAITGQTVIRSYAKRTLPAFSIKKNEPIGCKVTLRGDAAEDFLTTSLEIVEKKLRASQFDTYGNVSFGVEEHTDYPDMKYDPNIGIFGMDINVVVNRPGYRINKRRIIKRKIPTSHKISKEDTISFFKENYGVEVE, from the coding sequence ATGAGAAATCCTAAGGTCGATAAAGTAATCGTCCACATGGGTGTTGGAGAAAGTGGTCAGCATCTTGTAGATGCAGAAGGTATCCTTGAGGCTATAACCGGTCAGACCGTTATCAGAAGCTATGCAAAGAGAACCTTGCCTGCATTCAGCATCAAGAAGAACGAGCCTATCGGATGCAAAGTAACTCTTCGTGGAGATGCTGCAGAAGATTTCCTTACTACATCCCTGGAGATTGTCGAGAAAAAGCTTCGTGCCTCCCAGTTCGATACCTATGGTAATGTTTCCTTTGGTGTCGAAGAGCACACCGATTATCCTGACATGAAGTACGACCCAAACATCGGAATCTTTGGAATGGATATCAATGTGGTCGTAAACCGTCCTGGTTACAGGATCAACAAGAGAAGGATCATAAAGCGAAAGATACCAACTTCCCACAAGATCTCAAAAGAGGATACGATATCTTTCTTTAAAGAAAACTATGGTGTGGAGGTAGAATAA
- a CDS encoding 30S ribosomal protein S4e, with product MGKHQKRISVPNSWQISKKSNKWITSTRPGPHNRLQSLPLAVVLRDMLGVVDNRAEAKRVLSEGNVLVDGIARKDLRFPIGLMDVISIPLNNTEYLVLLDGKGRLVLNKLEGMGANKLCRIENKTVIKGGNIQLNLNDGTNFNGSNDYNTKDSIILSLPEKDVVKHIKYEVGNLAMIVGGSHSGEIGTIKEINKVKSSKYNTVTISGETEFETIENYVFVVGEKEPEISLGGE from the coding sequence GTGGGCAAACATCAAAAGAGGATATCTGTCCCGAACAGCTGGCAGATCTCAAAGAAATCCAACAAATGGATCACATCTACAAGACCAGGTCCTCATAACAGATTACAGAGTCTTCCTCTTGCTGTTGTGCTTAGGGATATGCTTGGTGTCGTGGACAACCGTGCAGAAGCAAAAAGAGTACTTTCTGAAGGAAATGTACTTGTTGACGGAATCGCAAGAAAGGACCTCAGGTTCCCTATAGGCCTGATGGATGTAATCAGCATCCCACTGAACAATACAGAATATCTTGTATTGCTTGATGGTAAGGGAAGGCTTGTTCTCAACAAGCTCGAGGGCATGGGTGCAAACAAATTGTGCCGTATTGAGAACAAGACTGTTATCAAAGGCGGAAACATTCAGTTGAACCTGAACGACGGTACAAACTTTAATGGTTCCAATGATTACAATACAAAGGATTCCATTATCCTGTCCCTTCCTGAAAAAGATGTTGTAAAACACATCAAGTACGAGGTAGGCAACCTTGCAATGATCGTTGGTGGAAGCCACTCCGGTGAGATTGGTACTATCAAAGAGATCAACAAGGTAAAAAGCTCTAAGTACAACACAGTGACCATCTCCGGAGAAACCGAATTCGAGACCATCGAGAACTATGTTTTCGTGGTGGGCGAGAAGGAACCAGAGATCAGCCTGGGTGGTGAGTAA
- the rplX gene encoding 50S ribosomal protein L24 → MVSKQPRKQRKARYNAPLHIRQKYMAAPLSKELRGKYGRSASVIIGDTVVVMRGDHAGTKGKVEALSLKSGTIVVEGVSVSKVDGTEVPRPIYPSNVMITSLEMNDKRRESILSRGR, encoded by the coding sequence ATGGTATCAAAACAGCCAAGAAAACAGAGGAAAGCACGTTACAACGCACCTCTCCACATCAGGCAGAAATATATGGCTGCACCTCTTTCAAAGGAGCTTCGCGGCAAGTATGGTCGCAGTGCAAGCGTTATTATCGGCGATACTGTTGTGGTAATGCGTGGTGACCATGCAGGTACTAAAGGAAAGGTCGAAGCCCTGTCCCTGAAGAGCGGAACCATCGTCGTAGAAGGTGTTTCTGTTAGCAAAGTGGATGGAACCGAGGTTCCAAGGCCGATCTATCCTTCAAATGTGATGATCACATCACTGGAAATGAACGATAAACGTAGAGAATCAATATTATCTAGAGGCAGGTGA
- a CDS encoding 50S ribosomal protein L14 — protein MRGIRSTIPRALNAGAKIDCVDNTGARTVEIISVKKYRGVKNRMPRAGIGDMCVVSVKKGTPEMRKQILYAVVVRQKKEFRRPDGLRVGFEDNAVVIVDDKGIPKGTDIKGPVAREAAERFPKIGTTASMIV, from the coding sequence GTGAGGGGTATTCGTTCAACGATCCCACGTGCACTGAACGCTGGCGCCAAGATCGATTGTGTTGATAACACTGGTGCACGTACCGTGGAGATCATTTCAGTCAAGAAGTACAGGGGTGTAAAGAACAGGATGCCAAGGGCAGGTATTGGTGACATGTGCGTTGTATCTGTAAAGAAAGGTACTCCTGAGATGCGCAAGCAGATCCTTTACGCAGTAGTTGTACGTCAGAAGAAGGAATTCCGTCGTCCTGACGGTCTAAGGGTAGGTTTCGAAGACAATGCGGTAGTGATCGTAGATGATAAGGGTATCCCAAAGGGAACCGACATTAAAGGTCCTGTTGCAAGAGAAGCTGCAGAAAGATTCCCAAAGATCGGCACAACAGCATCCATGATCGTGTGA
- a CDS encoding 30S ribosomal protein S17, with the protein MVKDIGLDVPEPSKECNDVNCPFHGSLPVRGQILVGTVVSDKMDRTVVIQQRREKLINKYQRYEKRQSKIHAHNPPCINAKVGDIVTIAECRPLSKTKSYVVVKSEVQA; encoded by the coding sequence ATGGTAAAAGACATTGGATTGGATGTACCTGAGCCGTCCAAGGAATGTAATGACGTAAATTGTCCATTCCACGGCAGTCTCCCTGTAAGGGGACAGATCCTCGTCGGTACTGTTGTAAGCGACAAGATGGACAGGACAGTGGTCATTCAACAGAGGCGTGAAAAGCTTATAAACAAATATCAGAGATATGAGAAAAGGCAATCAAAGATCCACGCTCACAATCCACCATGCATCAATGCAAAGGTGGGAGATATCGTGACGATCGCGGAATGCCGCCCTCTCAGTAAAACAAAATCATACGTAGTAGTCAAGTCGGAGGTGCAGGCGTGA
- the rnp1 gene encoding ribonuclease P protein component 1, with the protein MEASASNLIFHELIGLVTEIIGSTNPTLNNIKGRVVDESRNMLVIETEDMDEKMVPKQGTTFVFHLPSHSADQDQRVKINGKLLLSQPENRVKNIRKIRMR; encoded by the coding sequence TTGGAAGCATCAGCTTCTAATCTGATTTTCCACGAGCTGATCGGGCTTGTAACGGAAATCATCGGGTCAACGAATCCCACATTAAATAACATAAAAGGCAGAGTGGTAGACGAGTCACGCAATATGCTTGTGATCGAGACGGAAGACATGGACGAAAAAATGGTCCCAAAACAAGGGACCACGTTTGTCTTCCATCTTCCATCCCATTCTGCTGATCAAGATCAACGTGTTAAAATAAACGGGAAGTTACTGCTCTCACAACCCGAGAATAGAGTTAAGAATATTAGAAAAATACGCATGAGGTAA
- the rpmC gene encoding 50S ribosomal protein L29 → MAILRTKEIRDMTPHERVDELEKIRSELIRERALASAGGAPDNPGRIGELRRTVAKIKTIQNELKEI, encoded by the coding sequence ATGGCAATCCTTCGTACAAAAGAGATTAGGGACATGACCCCACACGAACGTGTAGATGAGCTTGAGAAGATCCGAAGCGAACTTATCCGTGAGCGTGCACTTGCATCTGCAGGTGGAGCTCCTGATAACCCCGGAAGGATCGGAGAGCTTAGAAGGACCGTTGCAAAGATCAAGACAATTCAGAACGAATTGAAGGAGATCTGA
- a CDS encoding 30S ribosomal protein S3: MAVEKKFVQDGFVKASMDEYFAKQLSRAGYGGMDINRTPMGTQITIYAEKPGMVIGKAGKVIRKLTRDVDRIYDLDNPQIDAQEVKKPELNAQMMASRLASSIERGWYFRKAGHNTMRAIMNAGALGCEIVISGKLTGARSRVEKMVNGYIKHAGKPAEDIVDDGFAVAVKKLGTLGCRVRIIHPNAVLPDAYRMKTAEELAASGVVAPAEEAKAGIEELVEAEGAVAEPEEVVEAAPEVTEVAEETAEAEVVAEEPMTEAAAESEPVVEIVEGEERREVNGVWQHKHEGHDYWHPTARVHREG, translated from the coding sequence ATGGCTGTAGAGAAAAAGTTCGTCCAGGATGGATTTGTAAAGGCATCCATGGATGAATATTTTGCAAAACAATTAAGCAGGGCTGGCTACGGCGGTATGGACATTAACCGTACCCCAATGGGAACCCAGATCACTATCTATGCTGAGAAACCAGGTATGGTAATCGGAAAGGCTGGAAAAGTGATCAGGAAACTGACCCGTGACGTAGACAGGATCTATGACCTGGACAACCCACAGATCGATGCACAGGAAGTCAAGAAACCTGAACTGAATGCACAGATGATGGCATCAAGACTTGCTTCTTCCATTGAGAGAGGATGGTATTTCAGAAAGGCCGGTCACAACACCATGCGTGCTATTATGAACGCTGGTGCACTTGGATGTGAGATCGTCATTTCCGGAAAACTGACCGGTGCAAGGTCAAGGGTAGAGAAGATGGTCAACGGTTACATCAAGCACGCAGGTAAACCTGCTGAAGACATCGTCGATGACGGTTTTGCTGTTGCTGTAAAGAAACTTGGTACCCTTGGATGCAGAGTACGTATCATTCACCCTAATGCAGTCCTTCCGGACGCATACAGGATGAAGACCGCTGAGGAACTTGCAGCATCAGGTGTCGTTGCTCCTGCTGAAGAGGCAAAGGCAGGCATCGAAGAGCTTGTAGAGGCTGAAGGCGCAGTTGCAGAGCCTGAAGAAGTTGTTGAAGCAGCTCCTGAAGTTACAGAAGTAGCTGAAGAAACTGCAGAGGCAGAGGTTGTAGCAGAAGAACCTATGACTGAAGCAGCAGCAGAATCAGAACCTGTAGTTGAGATCGTTGAAGGAGAAGAGCGCCGTGAGGTCAACGGTGTATGGCAGCACAAACATGAGGGACACGATTACTGGCACCCAACGGCCCGTGTCCACAGGGAGGGCTAA
- a CDS encoding 50S ribosomal protein L22, whose translation MARINYTTELDPETSSKAMGSELHISPKRSRELCKAVKGMKTKAAKRYLEDVVVLKQAVPFGRHNDSLGHKKGPMAAGRYPVKVATEMLKLLKNAESNAEYKGLNPDHMYIAHAAMKRGRVIHGMRPRARGRASPKNTETVNIELIISEVR comes from the coding sequence ATGGCAAGAATCAACTATACAACAGAACTTGACCCAGAGACAAGTTCAAAAGCAATGGGTTCCGAGCTTCACATCTCACCTAAGAGGTCACGTGAGCTCTGCAAAGCTGTAAAAGGCATGAAGACAAAGGCAGCAAAGCGCTATCTTGAAGATGTCGTCGTCTTGAAGCAGGCAGTTCCTTTTGGAAGGCACAATGACAGCCTTGGTCACAAGAAGGGTCCAATGGCAGCAGGTCGCTATCCTGTAAAGGTCGCCACAGAGATGCTTAAACTTCTCAAGAACGCAGAAAGCAATGCAGAATACAAAGGTCTGAACCCTGATCACATGTACATTGCACACGCAGCAATGAAGCGTGGACGTGTGATACACGGTATGAGACCAAGGGCTCGCGGAAGGGCAAGTCCGAAGAATACGGAAACTGTCAATATTGAACTGATCATAAGCGAGGTGCGCTAA
- a CDS encoding 30S ribosomal protein S19, with the protein MAKKSTSRLPKRKGEFTYRGLTVEQLQQLSFEEFVELLPAKERRSIRRGLSDHQKDILQQFRDGKESVRTHYRNMIIYPEMVGKTIEVYNGKTFVATEIMPEMIGHRFGEYSPTRNRVSHGSAGVGATRSSKFVPLK; encoded by the coding sequence ATGGCAAAGAAATCAACATCAAGATTACCAAAACGAAAAGGAGAGTTCACATACCGTGGTCTTACGGTAGAACAGCTCCAGCAATTGAGTTTTGAAGAATTTGTAGAACTCCTGCCTGCAAAGGAACGCAGGTCCATACGCCGTGGTCTTTCCGATCACCAAAAGGATATTCTGCAGCAGTTCAGGGACGGTAAAGAAAGCGTACGAACTCACTACAGGAACATGATCATCTACCCTGAGATGGTCGGCAAGACCATTGAGGTCTATAATGGTAAGACGTTCGTAGCAACAGAGATCATGCCTGAAATGATCGGGCACAGGTTCGGCGAATACTCCCCAACACGTAATAGGGTTTCACACGGAAGCGCTGGTGTTGGTGCAACACGTTCGAGTAAGTTCGTACCATTGAAGTAA